One Kaistella polysaccharea DNA segment encodes these proteins:
- a CDS encoding toxin-antitoxin system YwqK family antitoxin, whose protein sequence is MKKIFFTLTFTMFCFLNMFSQNINMDDYEIYIGETLIGKSDFLKNAQNIPTDKSQKLEFKPITDGSKTAYFLNGNIFSKGEIKNHKENGQWEFWHSNGKKAREGEFIDGKPNGTHKYWYENGQLRGIGNWKNGIYDGPWEMYNENGKEKVIQNYKDGKLSE, encoded by the coding sequence ATGAAAAAAATATTTTTTACATTGACTTTTACAATGTTCTGTTTTTTAAATATGTTTTCTCAAAACATCAATATGGATGATTACGAAATTTATATTGGAGAAACATTGATCGGAAAATCAGATTTTTTAAAAAATGCTCAGAACATACCGACAGATAAATCTCAAAAACTTGAATTCAAACCTATAACCGACGGAAGTAAAACCGCATACTTCTTAAATGGTAATATATTTTCAAAAGGTGAAATTAAAAATCACAAAGAAAATGGACAGTGGGAATTTTGGCATTCTAACGGCAAAAAAGCACGTGAAGGAGAATTCATCGACGGTAAACCAAATGGAACTCATAAATACTGGTACGAAAACGGACAATTAAGAGGAATTGGAAATTGGAAAAATGGAATTTATGACGGACCATGGGAAATGTATAATGAGAATGGAAAGGAAAAAGTAATTCAGAATTACAAAGACGGAAAACTTAGTGAGTAG